In Oryza brachyantha chromosome 1, ObraRS2, whole genome shotgun sequence, the following are encoded in one genomic region:
- the LOC102705217 gene encoding uncharacterized protein LOC102705217 → MDASSELQCVGRLEVAAPPPARYLRVGSLPVPTDSPASPPALLPSASPTGAPRYQMLPLETDLNTLPMIPNLPEKVFPADAKSNEGSRYGNGLVNQNLSRKCEALAVSGLAECGDEIDVIAPTDILKQIFKIPYSKAQVSIAVNRIGDTLILNTGPDVDEGEKIFRRQSNHPKGSDPSMFLNFAMHSVRAEACDCPPSHQPSQEKQTAPAILRGPFDHSEGSLDSPSSSSFSTSPYLDQNISKSRKASHGTRESLYWGARENKQKVKGSDPVKKTTHVGGKSRCDVQESEKSRRVGNNGFRKVCFWQFHNFNMLLGSDLLIFSNEKYIAVSLHLWDVSRQVTPLNWLEAWLDNIMASVPELAICYHQNGVVQGYELLKNDDIFLLKGVSDDGTPAFHPQVVQQNGLAVLRFLQDNCKQDPGAYWLYKGAEEDVIQLYDLSILPQNHTAGDHRSTCGPMSSLMKKGRKESLFSLGTLLYRVAHRMSLSKVPSNRAKCAKFFKKCLDFLSEQDHLVVRAYAHEQFARLILKCYEELELTSESYLLESEVTLTDLDESPELSLENFPSKQNEVLTEISKDEPATLDSMLECSQSGSPQATNSLVEPGHVDNSPASSATKGDVIVDSLVMCQSGTSQISRTIADVISSKLAAIHHVSQAIKSLRWNRQLQNTQDGCVDNADTIWEKPVDFSLCRCGDIDCIEVCDIREWLPRSKMDHKLWKLVLLLGESYLALGEAYKNDGQLRRTLKVVELACLVYGSMPKNIDGEQFISSMSNRSLSLEDGDVRANLVLDEADYFKNTKCFNYDVSAGQLPPNYLFWAKAWMLLGDVYAEYHRFCGQQAPVLPEQKPDGELRMSNEVAMEIKRLKRKLGKDKQNCDTCSLINCSCQSDRANSGSSASSSSSETSTLYGRKKNKKTSGRNFHPPSRENKENTGTQDSMGDSEIKQQNVNDVCLENRPVPNVDIDSNNHTMENQVRNNGVPNKSEDVSSVRSGGIFKFLGGPKTGDIEYNLHSAIHCYNAAQGVIFAFPLLSAEKSTILKKKGWAFNELGRHRLESRNLARAEIAFADAIRAFQEVADHTNVILINCNLGHGRRALAEELVSRIDEFQKYDFPQDAYLQSFKSAKSEYFQAINYYTAAKRQLTYADNEVDKVLYNEVYTQCAHTHLRLGMLLARESFLTDSYEGGFVDESSNRTVLEISASDAFREALSTYESLGEHCKQEAAFGHFQLACYQRDLCLRFLDLVDKEVKQKNEDKYRQKARWYGSLAEKNWQRSLEFYGPKTHPTMFLNILMAQSSLSVNLSNSFHSNVMLDNALMQLLDGRHLVEANEEYSNDVDLDIKPKFWSQLQSLLKNMLAAALPGGSTGRPAASVGQVNTSNIRDTAKLKEMYRLSLKSTSLGQLHALQKIWAS, encoded by the exons atggacgcGTCGAGCGAGCTGCAGTGCGTGGGGAGGCTGGaggtcgccgcgccgccgccggcgcgctaCCTCCGCGTGGGCTCCCTCCCCGTCCCCACCGACTCCCCCGCCTCGCCCCCCGCCCTCCTCCCGTCCGCGTCCCC GACTGGAGCTCCAAGGTATCAAATGCTGCCATTGGAGACTGATCTCAACACACTCCCGATGATACCAAATCTCCCAGAAAAAGTTTTCCCAGCTGATGCAAAGAGTAATGAAG GATCACGATATGGAAATGGACTTGTCAACCAAAACTTATCAAGGAAGTGTGAAGCACTGGCCGTGTCAGGCCTAGCTGAATGTGGTGATGAAATAGATGTGATTGCCCCAACTGATATCCTGAAGCAGATTTTCAAAATACCATACTCCAAAGCACAAGTATCTATTGCTGTTAACCGTATTGGAGACACACTCATTCTAAACACGGG GCCTGATGTTGATGAAGGTGAAAAGATATTCAGGAGACAAAGCAATCACCCTAAAGGATCTGATCCTTCGATGTTTCTGAATTTTGCAATGCATTCAGTGAGAGCAGAAGCTTGTGATTGCCCACCAAGTCATCAACCATCACAGGAGAAGCAAACAGCACCTGCTATCTTGCGTGGACCGTTTGATCATAGTGAGGGTTCATTGGATTCGCCATCGTCATCTAGCTTTAGCACTTCGCCTTATCTGGATCAGAATATCAGTAAAAGTAGAAAAGCATCACATGGCACTCGTGAAAGCCTGTATTGGGGTGCAAGGGAAAATAAGCAGAAAGTTAAAGGGTCTGACCCTGTTAAGAAAACCACTCATGTTGGTGGCAAATCCAGATGTGATGTACAAGAATCTGAAAAAAGTAGGAGGGTAGGAAACAATGGATTTCGGAAGGTTTGCTTTTGGCAGTTCCATAATTTCAATATGCTTTTGGGTAGTGACTTGCTTATATTTAGCAATGAGAAATATATTGCAGTCAGCTTACACCTCTGGGATGTCTCGAGACAG GTTACTCCGTTGAACTGGCTAGAAGCTTGGCTAGACAATATAATGGCAAGTGTGCCAGAGTTGGCCATATGTTATCATCAGAACGGTGTTGTCCAAGGGTATGAGCTCTTGAaaaatgatgatatttttttacttaaggGGGTATCTGATgatggtacacctgcatttCATCCACAAGTTGTCCAGCAAAATGGCCTTGCTGTCCTGAGGTTCCTTCAAGATAACTGTAAGCAAGACCCTGGTGCATATTGG TTGTACAAGGGTGCTGAAGAGGACGTTATACAGCTGTATGATCTGTCTATCTTACCTCAAAATCATACAGCTGGTGATCATAGATCTACATGTGGCCCTATGTCTTCTTTAATGAAGAAGGGGAGAAAGGAGTCATTGTTCTCTTTGGGCACACTCCTCTACCGTGTTGCTCACAGGATGTCTTTATCAAAG GTGCCTAGTAATAGAGCAAAATGTGCGAAGTTCTTCAAAAAATGTTTGGACTTTCTCAGCGAGCAGGATCACCtg GTTGTTAGGGCATATGCTCATGAACAGTTTGCGAGGCTCATCCTCAAGTGTTATGAGGAATTGGAATTGACATCTGAATCGTATCTGCTTGAATCTGAAGTTACTCTTACTGACTTGGATGAGTCTCCAGAGCTGAGCCTTGAGAATTTTCCATCAAAGCAAAATGAAGTACTGACAGAGATTAGCAAGGATGAACCAGCGACCTTAGATAGTATGTTGGAATGCTCACAGTCAGGATCTCCTCAAGCAACAAATAGTTTAGTGGAACCGGGTCATGTTGATAATAGTCCTGCATCTTCAGCTACAAAAGGAGACGTCATTGTGGATAGCTTGGTAATGTGTCAGTCTGGAACTTCTCAGATATCAAGAACAATTGCTGATGTAATATCCTCCAAGTTGGCAGCGATACACCATGTATCACAAGCTATCAAATCCCTTAGGTGGAACCGACAGCTCCAGAATACACAAGATGGTTGTGTTGACAATGCAGATACCATTTGGGAGAAACCTGTTGACTTTTCTTTATGTCGATGTGGTGACATTGACTGTATTGAAGTTTGTGACATTAGAGAGTGGCTACCAAGATCAAAAATGGATCACAAATTATGGAAACTTGTTCTTTTACTAGGTGAATCTTATCTGGCACTTGGAGAGGCATACAAGAATGATGGGCAGCTTCGCCGCACTCTTAAAGTTGTGGAATTGGCTTGTCTAGTTTACGGGTCTATGCCTAAAAATATCGACGGTGAGCAATTCATATCATCCATGTCCAATAGATCATTGAGTCTTGAAGATGGTGATGTAAGGGCAAATCTTGTATTGGATGAAGCAGATTATTTCAAAAACACAAAATGTTTCAATTATGATGTTTCTGCTGGGCAATTGCCTCCAAACTACTTATTTTGGGCTAAGGCTTGGATGCTTTTAGGGGATGTATATGCAGAATATCATAGATTCTGTGGTCAACAAGCACCAGTGTTGCCTGAACAAAAGCCTGATGGTGAACTTAGAATGTCAAATGAAGTTGCGATGGAAATCAAACGTCTTAAGAGAAAACTGGGAAAGGATAAACAGAACTGTGACACATGTTCACTGATAAATTGTAGCTGCCAAAGTGATAGGGCAAATAGTGGCAGCAGTGCAAGCAGCAGTAGTTCTGAGACCTCTACATTAtatggaagaaagaaaaacaaaaaaacatctGGCAGGAACTTCCATCCACCGTCTagagaaaataaagagaaTACCGGAACCCAGGACTCTATGGGAGATTCTGAAATCAAGCAGCAGAATGTGAATGATGTTTGCCTTGAGAATAGGCCTGTGCCAAATGTTGATATTGATAGTAATAATCACACCATGGAAAATCAAGTAAGAAATAATGGGGTTCCTAATAAGTCTGAAGATGTTTCCAGTGTGAGGAGTGGTGGTATCTTTAAGTTCCTTGGAGGACCTAAGACAGGAGATATCGAATATAATTTGCATTCTGCTATTCATTGCTATAATGCAGCCCAGGGAGTCATATTTGCATTCCCGCTGCTGTCAGCAGAAAAATCCACAATTCTTAAGAAAAAAGGCTGGGCATTTAATGAACTGGGCCGCCATAGACTTGAAAGTAGAAATCTGGCTCGTGCTGAAATTGCTTTTGCTGATGCTATTAGAGCATTTCAAGAGGTCGCTGACCACACGAATGTTATATTAATCAACTGTAACTTAGGTCATGGTAGAAGAGCTTTAGCAGAGGAATTGGTGTCAAGGATAGATGAATTTCAGAAGTATGATTTTCCTCAAGATGCATATTTGCAATCCTTCAAATCTGCTAAGTCAGAATATTTTCAAGCTATAAACTATTACACAGCAGCTAAGAGGCAACTGACATATGCTGACAATGAGGTCGATAAAGTACTTTACAATGAGGTTTACACGCAGTGTGCCCATACACACCTCAGACTTGGAATGCTTTTGGCAAGGGAAAGCTTCTTAACTGACAGTTATGAAGGTGGATTTGTTGATGAATCATCTAATAGAACAGTTCTTGAGATTTCAGCAAGTGATGCTTTCAGGGAGGCTTTGTCTACATATGAATCCCTTGGCGAACATTGCAAGCAAGAAGCCGCCTTTGGTCACTTTCAGCTTGCTTGTTACCAGAGGGATCTGTGCTTAAGGTTCCTTGATTTGGTTGATAAAGAGGTCAAACAGAAGAATGAGGATAAATATCGTCAGAAAGCTAGGTGGTATGGTTCTTTAGCGGAGAAGAACTGGCAGAGGTCTTTAGAATTTTATGGTCCAAAGACACATCCTACCATGTTTTTAAACATCCTTATGGCACAATCTTCCCTTTCTGTTAACCTCTCCAATTCATTCCACTCAAATGTG ATGCTTGATAACGCGCTGATGCAATTGCTGGACGGCCGCCATTTGGTTGAAGCAAACGAAGAGTATTCAAACGACGTGGATCTGGACATAAAGCCGAAGTTCTGGAGCCAGTTGCAGAGCCTGCTGAAGAACATGTTAGCAGCTGCGCTGCCTGGAGGCAGCACAGGCAGACCGGCGGCTTCTGTTGGTCAGGTCAACACCAGCAACATTAGAGACACTGCCAAACTAAAAGAGATGTATCGCCTGTCGCTCAAATCAACATCTCTTGGTCAGCTGCATGCGTTGCAGAAGATTTGGGCCTCGTAA
- the LOC102710927 gene encoding probable magnesium transporter NIPA6, with protein sequence MAPDATDAAGGGDLFAANLKGSLLAVASSAFIGVSFIVKKKGLRRAGAAGSRAGVGGYGYLMEPLWWVGMVTMLVGEIANFIAYMFAPAVLVTPLGALSIIVSAVLAHFTLNEKLQRVGVLGCVLCIVGSTVIILHAPQERTPSSVDEIWHLAIQPDFLCYATFAVAVSLFLMIYCAPRYGQMNIMVYVGICSVIGSLTVMSIKAVGIAIKLTIEGINQAGYFQTWLFAVISATCIVIQLIYLNKALDTFNTAVVSPIYYAMFTTLTILASAIMFKDWSGQSASKIASEICGFLTVLAGTVVLHSTREPDQTLSADLYAPLPPKIYWHIQGNGDIGKQKEESLPCDIITVVRQDYFV encoded by the exons ATGGCTCCTGACGCGacggacgccgccggcggcggcgacctgtTCGCCGCCAACCTCAAGGGCtcgctcctcgccgtcgcctcctccgccttcATCGGGGTCAGCTTCATCGTCAAGAAGAAgggcctccgccgcgccggcgctgcgGGCTCCCGAGCAG GCGTCGGAGGATATGGGTACCTTATGGAGCCGCTTTGGTGGGTCGGGATGGTCACTA TGCTTGTTGGGGAGATAGCCAACTTCATTGCCTACATGTTTGCACCGGCCGTCCTCGTCACGCCGCTGGGCGCACTCAGCATAATTGTAAG TGCCGTTCTAGCACATTTCACACTGAACGAGAAGTTACAGCGGGTGGGCGTGCTGGGTTGTGTTCTCTGTATTGTTGGGTCGACAGTTATCATCCTCCATGCTCCCCAAGAGAGAACCCCAAGCTCAGTAGATGAGATTTGGCACTTGGCGATACAACCCG ACTTCCTTTGCTATGCCACCTTTGCAGTAGCAGTGTCGCTGTTCCTGATGATATATTGTGCTCCACGGTATGGGCAGATGAACATAATGGTGTATGTTGGAATTTGCTCAGTGATCGGATCATTGACG GTAATGAGCATTAAAGCTGTGGGCATTGCCATTAAGCTTACAATCGAGGGCATAAACCAAGCTGGCTACTTTCAGACATGGCTATTTGCAGTGATTTCAGCAACATGCATAGTTATCCAATTAATTTACCTTAACAAG gCGCTGGATACTTTCAATACAGCAGTTGTCTCACCCATTTATTATGCCATGTTCACAACCCTCACTATTTTAGCAAGTGCAATAATGTTCAag GACTGGTCTGGGCAGAGTGCAAGCAAAATTGCATCCGAGATTTGTGGATTTCTTACAGTTCTTGCTGGTACTGTTGTGCTACACTCTACTAGAGAACCTGATCAAACTCTATCGGCAG ACCTGTATGCACCTCTTCCTCCAAAGATATACTGGCACATCCAAGGAAATGGGGATATAGGTAAACAAAAAGAGGAGTCACTTCCCTGTGACATTATAACTGTTGTGCGTCAAGACTACTTTGTCTAG
- the LOC102710643 gene encoding amidophosphoribosyltransferase, chloroplastic-like: MAAAAAASSTTAASSSGLIRCATGAPAPGHHQVRCSAKPTPLSLRRRAGCPAPVQAFPDQRVTPFDYDGEGDGDGDDHPREECGVFGVVGDPDATSLCYLGLQKLQHRGEEGAGIAAAGDDGAIKLERGLGLVGDVFGDPSRLGKLPGQAAIGHVRYSTAGAAASLRNVQPFLAGYRFGQLAVAHNGNLVNYQALRNKLEAQGSIFSTSSDTEVIQHLIATSLSRPLLARICDACERLAGAYSLLFLTADKLLAVRDPFGFRPLVMGRRANGAIVFASETCALDLIDATYEREVEPGEVVVVDRRDMSISSACLVPHRPRKSCVFEHIYFALPNSVVFGHAVHERRNAYGRALAEESPAPTADVVIPVPDSGFYAALGFSQTSGLEFQQGLIRWHYSGRSFIQPSQAIRDLAVKLKLAPVHGVIRGKSVVVVDDSLVRGTTSSKIVRLLRDAGAREVHMRIASPPVIGSCLYGIDTPSEGELISNRMDLEGVRRTIGCDSLAFLSLDKLHSIYGDEAHELCDACFSRNYPVLPTVPEPVPELVSAFED; encoded by the coding sequence atggccgccgccgccgccgcatcctcgaccaccgccgcctcatCCTCCGGCCTCATCCGCTGCGCCACCGGAGCGCCGGCACCGGGCCACCACCAGGTCAGGTGTTCCGCCAAGCCAACCCCCTTGTCGCTGCGACGACGAGCCGGCTGCCCCGCGCCGGTGCAGGCCTTCCCCGACCAACGCGTCACGCCTTTCGACTACGACGGGGAGggggatggggatggggaCGACCACCCCCGCGAGGAGTGCGGCGTGTTCGGCGTCGTCGGGGACCCGGACGCCACGTCGCTCTGCTACCTCGGCCTGCAGAAGCTGCAGCAccgcggggaggagggcgccggCATCGCCGCGGCCGGGGATGATGGCGCTATCAAGCTGGAGAGGGGGCTGGGGCTCGTCGGGGACGTGTTCGGCGACCCGTCGCGTCTCGGGAAGCTCCCCGGCCAGGCAGCCATCGGCCACGTGCGGTATTccacggccggcgccgccgcctcgctgcGCAACGTGCAGCCGTTCCTCGCCGGGTACCGGTTCGGGCAGCTCGCGGTGGCGCACAACGGCAACCTCGTCAACTACCAGGCGCTGCGCAATAAGCTGGAGGCGCAGGGTTCCATCTTTAGCACCTCGTCGGACACGGAGGTGATCCAGCATCTCATCGccacctctctctcgcgccctTTGCTCGCGCGCATATGCGACGCCTGCgagcgcctcgccggcgcctacTCGCTGCTGTTCCTGACGGCTGACAAGCTCCTAGCCGTGCGCGACCCGTTCGGCTTCCGCCCTCTGGTGATGGGCCGCCGCGCCAACGGCGCCATCGTGTTCGCGTCGGAGACCTGCGCGCTCGACCTCATCGACGCCACGTACGAGCGGGAGGTGGAGCCCGgggaggtcgtcgtcgtcgaccgcCGCGACATGTCGATATCCTCCGCCTGCCTCGTCCCGCACCGCCCGCGCAAGTCCTGCGTCTTCGAGCACATCTACTTCGCCCTCCCCAACTCCGTCGTGTTCGGGCACGCCGTCCACGAGCGCCGCAACGCCTACGGCCGCGCGCTCGCCGAGGAGTCCCCCGCCCCGACAGCCGACGTCGTCATCCCCGTGCCGGATTCGGGGTTCTACGCCGCGCTCGGATTCTCGCAAACATCGGGGCTGGAGTTCCAGCAAGGCCTCATCCGGTGGCACTACAGCGGCCGCAGCTTCATCCAGCCGTCGCAGGCCATCCGCGACCTCGCCGTCAAGCTCAAGCTCGCACCCGTGCACGGCGTCATCAGGGGCAAGAgcgtggtcgtcgtcgacgactcGCTCGTGCGCGGCACCACCTCCAGCAAGATCGTGCGCCTGCtccgcgacgccggcgcgcgcgaggTGCACATGCGCATCGCCAGCCCGCCGGTCATCGGCTCATGTCTCTACGGCATCGACACGCCCAGCGAGGGCGAGCTGATATCGAACAGGATGGACCTGGAGGGTGTCCGAAGGACGATTGGCTGCGACTCCCTCGCCTTCCTCTCGCTTGACAAGCTCCACAGCATCTATGGCGACGAGGCACATGAGCTCTGCGACGCGTGCTTCTCCCGGAACTACCCGGTGCTGCCGACGGTGCCGGAGCCCGTGCCGGAGCTGGTGTCAGCCTTCGAAGACTGA